A DNA window from Fragaria vesca subsp. vesca linkage group LG3, FraVesHawaii_1.0, whole genome shotgun sequence contains the following coding sequences:
- the LOC101314553 gene encoding UDP-glycosyltransferase 87A2-like — protein sequence MDSSATGQPSDVCHIVAMPYPGRGHINPMMNLCNLLISQKTDILITFVLTEEWLGLIGSEAKPDNIRFATVPNVIPSEKDRAADMVAFFEAIMTKMEAPFEQLLVGLEPPPSAIVADTFLPWAVTVGNRRNISAVSFWPMCGSHFSVYHHFHLFQQNGHFPVDLLEKGNERVDYIPGVSSTRLADTTSFIDGSQSKILDNILKAFSWVPKAQYLFVTSIYELETQVIDVLRSELSLPVYTVGPLIPSFKAISPTATNHLQWLDSQPCSSVLYISMGSFLSVSSAQMDEIAVGLRKSGVRFFWVARAETKRLQEGDMGLVVPWCDQLRVLCHSSVGGYWSHCGWNSVREGVFAGVPFLTFPIIFDQTMNSKVVVEDWKIGWRVKSTDAKIDCLVTSEEIAVLVKKFMDLEDDEGKGMRRRASELQQIWKGAIAEGGSTKTNINAFFRNISQRLED from the exons ATGGATTCCTCGGCCACAGGACAACCTTCCGACGTCTGCCACATTGTAGCAATGCCCTATCCCGGCCGGGGTCACATAAACCCGATGATGAACCTCTGCAACTTACTAATTTCCCAAAAGACTGATATTTTGATAACCTTCGTCCTCACAGAAGAGTGGCTCGGCTTAATCGGGTCCGAAGCCAAACCAGACAACATTCGCTTCGCCACAGTCCCTAATGTGATCCCATCGGAGAAGGATCGTGCTGCCGACATGGTTGCGTTCTTTGAAGCCATCATGACCAAAATGGAAGCTCCGTTTGAGCAGCTCCTGGTTGGTCTTGAGCCGCCGCCTAGTGCCATTGTAGCTGACACTTTCCTTCCTTGGGCAGTCACCGTCGGCAACCGGAGGAATATTTCTGCGGTGTCTTTTTGGCCAATGTGCGGGTCTCATTTCTCCGTGTACCACCATTTTCATCTATTCCAGCAAAACGGACACTTCCCAGTTGACTTGTTAG AGAAGGGCAATGAACGTGTTGACTACATCCCAGGAGTTTCTTCCACACGATTAGCGGACACTACTAGTTTCATTGATGGGAGCCAATCAAAAATTCTAGACAATATTCTCAAGGCTTTTTCTTGGGTGCCTAAAGCACAGTATCTCTTCGTCACCTCCATCTATGAGCTTGAAACTCAAGTAATTGATGTTTTAAGATCAGAACTCTCACTACCAGTTTACACAGTAGGCCCATTAATACCTTCCTTCAAAGCTATCAGTCCTACTGCTACTAACCACCTACAATGGTTGGATTCTCAACCTTGTAGCTCTGTTTTATATATCTCTATGGGAAGCTTTCTTTCAGTTTCAAGTGCCCAAATGGATGAGATCGCAGTTGGTTTGCGCAAGAGTGGTGTTCGATTCTTTTGGGTGGCTCGCGCTGAAACTAAAAGGTTACAAGAG GGTGATATGGGGTTAGTTGTTCCCTGGTGTGACCAATTAAGGGTGTTATGCCATTCTTCTGTTGGTGGGTATTGGTCACATTGTGGATGGAATTCAGTTAGAGAGGGTGTTTTTGCTGGTGTTCCTTTTCTTACCTTTCCCATAATTTTCGACCAAACTATGAATAGTAAGGTGGTTGTGGAGGATTGGAAAATAGGGTGGAGGGTGAAGAGTACTGATGCAAAAATCGACTGTTTGGTGACGAGTGAGGAAATCGCAGTGCTGGTGAAAAAATTTATGGATTTGGAGGATGATGAAGGGAAAGGAATGAGAAGGAGAGCGAGTGAACTCCAACAGATATGGAAAGGTGCCATTGCAGAAGGTGGTTCAACTAAAACTAATATCAATGCCTTCTTCAGAAACATTTCACAGAGGCTTGAGGATTAA
- the LOC101308944 gene encoding UDP-glycosyltransferase 87A1-like translates to MNLCNLLASVKSDILITFVITEEWLSFIGSEAKMDNIRFATIPNVIPSEKGRADNMDAFFEAIMTKMECPFKQLLDELESPPTVIVVDTFLSWAVSVGNRRNIRTALFWPMSATQFTTIQYFHLFVENGHFPVDLSEKGNERVDYIPGVSSTRFVDFMMNGSNNPPLLGHILKSFSWVPKAHYFIVTSIYELETRVIDVLRSELSLPIYTIGPLIPSFKPISPTGTNHLQWLDSQPCSSVLYISTGSFLSFSRAQMDEIVAGLNKSGVRFFWVARGETNRLQQVCGDMGFVVPWCDQLRVLGHSSVGGFWTHCGWNSVREAIFAGVPLLTFPIGFDQGLNSKLVVEDWKIGWRVKSTEAKIDHLVTSDEIASLVKKIMNLGDDEGKEMRRRITELQQILQGAIKEGGSSQTNINAFIRGILQDQED, encoded by the exons ATGAACCTCTGCAACTTACTAGCTTCAGTGAAGAGTGATATCCTTATCACCTTTGTCATCACAGAAGAGTGGCTCAGCTTCATTGGCTCTGAAGCAAAGATGGACAACATCCGCTTTGCAACAATCCCCAATGTTATTCCATCGGAGAAGGGCCGTGCTGACAACATGGATGCCTTCTTTGAAGCCATCATGACCAAAATGGAATGCCCATTTAAGCAACTCCTGGATGAGCTCGAGTCACCCCCTACCGTGATAGTGGTCGACACGTTCTTGAGTTGGGCAGTTAGTGTCGGAAACCGAAGAAATATCCGAACAGCATTGTTTTGGCCAATGTCTGCAACACAATTCACTACCATCCAATATTTTCATCTCTTCGTTGAAAATGGGCACTTTCCAGTTGATTTGTCAG AAAAGGGCAATGAACGCGTGGACTACATCCCAGGGGTTTCTTCAACACGATTTGTGGATTTTATGATGAATGGAAGTAATAATCCACCTCTTCTAGGTCATATCCTGAAGAGCTTCTCTTGGGTGCCCAAAGCACATTATTTCATAGTCACTTCCATCTATGAACTTGAAACCCGAGTCATTGATGTTTTAAGATCAGAACTCTCACTACCTATCTACACAATTGGCCCATTAATACCCTCCTTCAAACCTATTAGTCCTACCGGTACTAACCATTTACAATGGCTAGATTCCCAACCTTGCAGCTCAGTTTTGTATATCTCCACGGGAAGCTTTCTTTCATTTTCTAGAGCCCAAATGGATGAGATTGTAGCTGGTTTGAACAAGAGTGGCGTTCGATTCTTTTGGGTGGCTCGCGGCGAAACAAATAGGTTACAACAGGTCTGTGGTGATATGGGGTTCGTTGTACCCTGGTGTGACCAATTGAGGGTGTTGGGCCATTCTTCTGTTGGTGGATTTTGGACACATTGTGGGTGGAACTCGGTTAGGGAAGCTATTTTTGCTGGTGTTCCGTTGCTTACATTTCCTATAGGATTTGATCAGGGCTTGAATAGTAAGTTGGTTGTGGAGGACTGGAAGATTGGCTGGAGAGTGAAGAGTACTGAGGCGAAAATTGATCATTTGGTGACGAGTGATGAAATCGCAAGTTTGGTGAAGAAAATCATGAATTTGGGGGATGATGAAGGGAAAGAAATGAGGAGGAGAATAACTGAACTTCAACAGATATTGCAGGGTGCCATCAAAGAAGGCGGTTCCTCTCAAACAAACATCAATGCTTTCATTCGAGGCATTTTGCAAGACCAAGAGGATTAA
- the LOC101309229 gene encoding UDP-glycosyltransferase 87A2-like — translation MNSDMVDPTFSRHVAAMPFPGRGHINPMMNFCKLLSSKHPQLLITFVVTEEWLGFIASDPKPDNIRFATIPNVIPAERLKASDFPAFYEAVMTKMQDPFDQLLDRLEPPVTTIIADIEVLWGVEVGIKRNIPVALFWTMSAKFLSMLHRFNLSDHGDQELDRIEELGEVFEANDPKVMKLALECIAMVPKAQYLLFTSVYELESQGFSTLQAEFAFPVYPIGPAIPYLELEYEASSDNGLDCLKWLDSQPKGSVLYISLGSFLSVSSAQMDEIAAGLRDSGIRFIWVARGESSRLKERCGDMGLVVPWCEQLKVLCHSSVGGFWSHCGWNSTLEAVFGGVPVLTFPLFLDQVPNSRQIVEDWRIGKRVREVQGDESLLTRDKIAKLVRRFMDLESEDGKEMRKRAIELGDLCHQAIAKGGSSDKNLDGFISDITKAAAIKRTDVPI, via the exons ATGAACTCCGACATGGTTGACCCGACCTTCTCCCGCCACGTGGCGGCGATGCCTTTCCCGGGCCGAGGCCACATCAACCCGATGATGAACTTCTGCAAGTTACTCTCTTCCAAACACCCCCAGCTCCTCATCACCTTCGTCGTCACTGAAGAGTGGCTCGGGTTCATCGCCTCCGACCCGAAACCCGACAACATCCGCTTCGCCACAATCCCCAACGTCATCCCCGCCGAGCGCCTCAAGGCCTCCGACTTTCCTGCCTTTTATGAAGCCGTCATGACCAAAATGCAAGACCCCTTTGACCAACTCCTTGACCGCCTCGAGCCGCCGGTCACCACCATCATAGCCGATATAGAAGTACTCTGGGGAGTTGAGGTTGGTATCAAAAGGAATATTCCGGTGGCTCTGTTTTGGACCATGTCTGCCAAATTTCTTTCAATGCTTCACCGTTTTAATCTTTCGG ATCATGGAGACCAGGAATTGGATCGAATAGAAGAGCTTGGTGAAGTGTTTGAAGCAAATGATCCAAAGGTAATGAAGCTTGCTCTGGAATGCATTGCCATGGTTCCAAAAGCACAGTACCTTCTGTTCACTTCAGTTTATGAGCTTGAATCCCAAGGTTTTAGTACTCTACAAGCTGAGTTTGCTTTCCCTGTGTACCCAATTGGTCCTGCTATACCTTATTTAGAGCTTGAATATGAAGCAAGTAGTGACAATGGCCTTGACTGTCTAAAATGGCTAGACTCCCAACCAAAAGGCTCTGTCTTGTACATTTCATTGGGGAGTTTTCTTTCGGTTTCGAGTGCCCAAATGGATGAAATTGCTGCTGGGTTGAGGGATAGTGGGATTCGATTCATTTGGGTTGCGAGGGGAGAGAGTTCTAGGTTGAAAGAGAGGTGTGGTGATATGGGGTTGGTGGTGCCATGGTGTGAACAATTGAAGGTGTTGTGCCATTCTTCTGTTGGGGGTTTTTGGAGTCATTGTGGGTGGAACTCAACTCTTGAAGCTGTTTTTGGTGGTGTTCCGGTGCTTACTTTCCCTCTGTTCTTGGATCAAGTGCCCAACAGTAGGCAAATTGTTGAAGACTGGAGGATTGGAAAGAGGGTTAGAGAGGTACAAGGTGATGAGAGTTTGTTGACAAGGGACAAAATTGCCAAGCTGGTGCGGAGATTTATGGATCTTGAAAGCGAAGATGGAAAGGAAATGAGGAAGAGAGCGATAGAGCTCGGGGATTTGTGTCACCAAGCAATTGCAAAAGGTGGTTCATCTGATAAGAACCTTGATGGTTTTATCAGTGATATAACCAAAGCTGCTGCCATCAAGAGGACTGATGTTCCTATTTAG